A stretch of DNA from Deinococcus humi:
GTCACACCCTGCCCGAGCTGGGGTGCACCCTGCTGGCCCTGGGAGAGACCAATCGATTGCCAGAGAGGGGTGTTGGCCGTGAAGGTATTGTTCGGGCCGCTGGAGAGGGTCGACGAATCGAGGGCAGCATTCCAGTCACTCGGTGAAGCCGTCACGAAGGCACCAGCGGTGACGAAAGCTCCGGCGGTTACGAAGGCACCAGCGGTGACGAACGCGCCGGCCGTCACGAAGGCACCAGCGAGGGCGTGAAGGTTTGAGGAGCCAATGCTTTGCTCTGTCTGTGCGCCGAATTCCGGGATGACAGCGATGCCGCTGGAACGGTCGGTACCGGGAGTTGTGCCGCAGGCCACGAGTGAAGCGCTGAGGAGTAGCCAGCGAAGTGCTGGCTTTAAGGTTGTCCGCATGTGGTTACCTTTGTGCTGAGATCAGGCGCTTGGCGCACCTGGAGAGATCGCGTGGCCCATAACTTGTACCCTGATTTGCTCTTCACGAAAGAGCGCCTGGATCTTGTGGCTGTGAGACTGAGACCAACAGGGAATACACCAACTGCATCTGTACCTCCATGTGAGAGCCGTCCAAGTCCACCATCGATGGTCGGCCTCAGATGAAGGATAGCTCAAATATTTCATGGTCCACTAAGATTTGCCACATTAAAGACCGGTGCCCGCAGCTGAGGTTCCAGTTCAGCCTGTTGATCGGCCTGGGCTGCCCGCCGTTCGTGTCGGTGTCTTGCTCCATCAGCGCGTGACCGCCAGGCAGCCGCCATTTCTCCTGACTGCCAGCGGACGGCGCCCACGCAGGCCGCCACCTGGGGCTGCTGCAGAGGAAGAGCCCAGAGCGGCCTGGATCCCCTCAGCGTGAAGCGTCACCCCTCGCAGCACGCTGACCTGCGGGGGCTGTCCATGCCGGGCGCTGTCATGAAAGTGTCCCACCCGGTGCGCTGAACTGGGCGGGATGAACCCCTTAGGGATCCTGAACGAGTTACTGGTCAATCTGGCCATGCTGATTGCCGGCGTCACGTTCATCACCCTGACCTCCCAGGGCCAGGACACCCGGGAGTCCGCCGTCCGCTTGCTGCTGCGGTATAGCAGCAGCGTTCTCCTCGGCCTTTTTCTGATGACTCATAGCGTTGGGCTCGCACCGGGTTTGCTGTTTGATTTCCGAGGCGTCGTGATCGCTCTGGCGGCGCGCCGCTACGGGCTGGTCGCGGGACTGCTCGTCGCTCTGCCTTTGACGCTCTACCGCCTTTCGCTGGGCGGTGCTGGTGCCTGGCCTGGGGTGGCAAACCTGCTGCTGGTGGCCGTGCTGGCTGGCGCGGGCACCGGTCTGGCCCGCCGGATCCCCCGCTATCAGGAAGACACCGTCGCCCACCGGGTCTGGACCGCCCTGGTCCTGTTTGGGATCGCCCATCTGCCGATCTTTCTGGCCTTCTTCCTGGCTGGAAAACCGGTGGTGCAGGCCCTTCCGATCTACCTGACGCTCACGGTCCTTAGTGCGCTGGGCCTGGTGGCAGCGCACCTGGTCAAGCAAAGCCGCCTGCAGTCGTTGTCCCAGACCGAGCAGCTCAAGCAGCTGGTGTTTGTCGATCCCCTGACCGGCGCTCTGAACCGTCGCCGCTTCGACGAGGATTTCCGCCGGACCGAGCAGCCCGCCTTCGTCCTGCTGCTGGACCTTGACCAGTTCAAGCAGATCAACGACACGTTCGGACATGAGCGGGGGGACAGCGTGCTGCGAGCCCTGGTGCGGACCCTGCAGGAGACGGTGCGGTCCACCGATGGGGTCTACCGCCTGGGCGGCGAAGAGTTTGCGGTGCTGCTTTCGCCCTGTGATGAGATGGCGGTCATGCGGGTCGCCCAAGGCCTGCGTCGCCGCGTCCAGGACCTGGTGGCGGCGCGGGCCGGACTTGGCGGAGAACAACAGGTCACGGTCTCTGGTGGACTGGTGCGCCTGGATGGCGAGAAGCGAGACGTGTTGCGCTCGGCGGACAAGTTGCTGTATCAAGCCAAGAGCGCGGGCCGCAACTGCATCATGACCAACCTCCCCCTCGGGCCCATGGCGGATGGGAGTGAGTGCCGTCCGCTGTGTTCGACAGGCATGTTGCCTGCTTTGGGTTGAGATGGGCAGGCTCAGCCCAAGCACCGCTGGAGGCGACAGACCTCAGCGGTGCTTGGCGGTCACAAGAAGCACCCTCCCCACCGACAGGCCGCGTGCTGTCGCCTGTCCCTCCCGGATCTCGGCCACCTCGCCCGCCATAGGGAACGGTCCACCTGGGCCGTCAGAGAGCAGGCCTCGAACACGGTGACCATGAGGGGATGGGCGGGCTGCACCTTGGTGCGGGTGGTCACGCGGCGATGAAGTCAGTGCCTCGAAGCGTGTGACCTCTTCCTGCGCGGTCTGCATGTCGGCAATGGCGGGGCTCTGCCGCGGAGGTGATGCATCCTGCCCTCCAAGACCATCGCGCCGCGCTGCATGAGCAACTTGCAGGGACTGGGCCGCTCGGGTCTGCTTGGCCCCCTTGACCTGAGAGGGGAGTGCTCGGCACGGGACCAGCTCCCACAAGTCGTGAACTCAAGGGCCCCGTGTTCGACGACACACCTGAGCGATTTGCGTGGCTATGGTCTCGCCTTGGTGGATCCGTTCTTGACAGACAGGGTGGCGTTGAACAGACGTTATAGGACGAAGAGGTTAACCCCCATCCCCCATTCTCCCCTCAACCACGCCTCCGCCAGCCCACAAGCACAGGACTGAAGACGTTCCCGATCGGAAGAACAAGCCAGGGAGAGCCGCAGCGATTGCTCCCACGATGGAGGCGTGGTTGTGCGAAGTCCTGTATCTGGACTTCGCGGTCATCAATTCCCAACCCCTCCCGGTCTGTCCCTTCAAGCGTGCTCCTCGGTGTAAGTTCAGGGAGACTCCGCACGGCTACGGTGCGCACTGTCCAGCAGCGGTCTGAACTGACCCTGGGCCACCGCCTCTTTGAAGCGTCCCGGCCAACGCACTCTACCCAGTGCCAAACAGCAGCAGATTCCCTAAGGTGCTGCCACGCACAACTCACTTCCCACCTGCGCGATCTTCACGACGACCGGCACACGAGGCGCACCCGTGAAGAAGCCCTTGAACGGGCCGCGCTGGAAATTCACGGTGAGCACCGGGCCCTCGCCCCCCTTTTGCTGATTCATCCAGGTCAATTCTCCTGTCAACAGGAGCAGCTGGTCTTTAATCTTCAGTCCCGACCCACCGAACTTCACGGTCAACTCTTTGAGCACGTCTTCCTGAGCGTCGTAAGCCACGGTCATCAACCGCGCCGTGGGAGCCACAACCAACGAGCCGTGCTCACCCTGTATCGGGGCAATCAGCAAGCACGCAGCAGAACGCTTGGGCAGCGGCCCCACCTCTTCGCCACCCAGACCCCGCAGCAGTGTGTCCACCACTAGGTCACGGACCTGCATGTTGACCCAACCAGCTGCAGCTGGTGTCGCACTTTGGACGGCGTAACAGTTTGATCCTCTAAGAACTACGACACACACAATACCTGTGGACTTGAGTATGCGGAAAAGTTTCATACAATGATTCTACCCGGCCCGGGATGGGATCGGGATGAACGCCCAGGGTTCACAGGAGCCCCTTCCAAGGAGAGCCATGACCACAGCACTTGCAGAGGCCGAAAGCACCACTGTTCCAGCCACCGAGTTCACCTATCTGGCGGACTTCATCAAGGAGGTTCCAGAAGAACGCCGCCTGACCTTCATCAGTGCCCTCAAAGCGGCCATCCGGGATGGGGTGTTCGACGGGAGCCCACTGCGCGACCAGTTCACCCTGACGTACCAGGGGCGCGGCAAGACGGGCCTGGAGAAGCGCAAGTGCGATCAGCGGGATTTTGCTGTCGAAGCAACCGAAGCCTTCAAGCAATGGTTCGGGCTTCAGCTCACCACGACTCCCAGCCGAAGCCCTTTCCCCAGCCGCGACCAACTCAGCGCCGGCACGGTCAGCCTGCACGACCTGGCCACGAAGTTCCGCAATCGCTCAGGCGGCACAGGCAAGCGCAAGGCAAGGAAGTAACGCCCATGCGCCCAGCCACCCCCAACACTTTGGCCCTAGCCCATGCTTACGGCAGCCATTGTCCCAGCACGGGCAAGGCAGCCATTCACACCCCACTTGGCCTACGCTCCAGCAACAGCATCCCTAACTCATCTGACACTGACCCGAATCGACTGTATCTGAACCCCTCCCTATCCACCCCTCCTCCGGCAACGGGCGCTGACGGTGGCTCTCACTCCAGAGTGGGGGAGGCGTTAGGGCAGGATAAGAGTACGATGACACGCTCTATTTTTTCGCGTCTGGGTGCGGGTTTAGCTGTAAGACAGTCGAAAAACTGTCTTACACCTTGTCGGCCGGTGCTTAAGCGTCAGCATAAGCAAAGGGTACGGGCTTCCGTTTTCGACTTGGCAGGGGTGCTTGCACCTTTGCACGCTTGCACTCTCAAAGGGGTGAGGTGAGTGTCTTCCCGGCAGCCGGTGACGGTACGACTGGAAGGGGCACTTGTGACACAGCTGGACAAGATCGCCAAGGCAAACGACATCTCTAGGACTGCTGTGATCGAAGAGATGCTGCTCCACCAGCTGGAGCAGCAGGACGAAGAGCTGGCCAGCACGTTCCTGTTGCCGAGGGTTGAGAAGGTGTTGGTGGATCTATTTGACCGCCATCTGTGGAGCCTGCGCACCGTGCTGATCCAGGGTACCGTCGAAGCGTCTGTTGCCGCCCATCTCGGGTTGGTGAAGTTCGCGGCGGACAACGGATACACGAAGGGGCAGTTGAGTGAACTGAGGAATCAGGCCTATAGGCGGGCCACCACGCGCCTGAAGAAGAAAGGTGTTCAGGACGATGAGGTGAGCGACCTTGAGTAACCACGAGAACGCGCCCCGTGGCCTGGGGGGTGGCAAAGTAGCGCGGGCCAATGCCCAGGCGGCCATGCGCGTGCAGAAGGTGCAGCTGCGCGCTGGACGGCGGAGCACTGGTCCCAAGGCGCGAGTTGTGGTGAAAGCCAACTACATCCGTGTGGGCAAAGCCGGAGGAACTGCCGGACGGGGCGCGGTGTTCGCTGCGGCGAACTACATGATGTTCCGCCCGGGAGAAGATGGCGAGGTGCGCCGTGGGTTTGATGGTGACCGGCACTTGGAGCCGCACGAAGTGCAGCAGCGGATCGGCGAGCAGAGCCAGGAGCACAAGTACGCCTACCGCATGGTGATGAGCCCAGACCGGAACTTCGGGGAACGCAGTACCGAGGCGTGGGCGGCCGCCACGCTGGAGAAGCTGGGCTATCAGGATTTCGTGGTGGTGGCCCATGCCGGGGAGAAAGGGCACACCAATCACCCACACGCGCATGTCCTGGTGTTCACGGATGCCGTGCTTGAACGCGCTGACTTTCAGCAGCTCCGCGAGTACGGCGACACTCAGGCCAAAGAGATTCAGATGCGCCTGAATCATGACCGCCATCTCGGGCAGCACGAATGGAAGGCACAGAAGGAGGACGAGTTTGCCCAATGGAAGTCGTCCCGTGACCTCAAGACCAGCATCAATTCGGATGGGGTTGAAAATTTCTCGGACCATGGGAAAAAAGACCGGCAAGCCAGGCAGGACAAGGAAGCTGGAAAGTCCTTTGGTATGGAGCTGTGAGGTGGTGACATGCACGTCGATTTCAGACCACGACTGCTCATGATGATTGGCACCATGCTGATCCTGATGACGTTCATTTTCGGGTACATGAACATTCTTGATCGGTGGATTGACCTGTGGGGTCAGGTCAAGCAAGCGGCTCAGGCGAAGACAGGTCGGGAACTGGATCTGATTGATTACCTGACCGACTGCCTGCCCAATTCAAAGTGCAAGGCGGCTTACGCCAATGCCGTTGGCC
This window harbors:
- a CDS encoding GGDEF domain-containing protein, translated to MNPLGILNELLVNLAMLIAGVTFITLTSQGQDTRESAVRLLLRYSSSVLLGLFLMTHSVGLAPGLLFDFRGVVIALAARRYGLVAGLLVALPLTLYRLSLGGAGAWPGVANLLLVAVLAGAGTGLARRIPRYQEDTVAHRVWTALVLFGIAHLPIFLAFFLAGKPVVQALPIYLTLTVLSALGLVAAHLVKQSRLQSLSQTEQLKQLVFVDPLTGALNRRRFDEDFRRTEQPAFVLLLDLDQFKQINDTFGHERGDSVLRALVRTLQETVRSTDGVYRLGGEEFAVLLSPCDEMAVMRVAQGLRRRVQDLVAARAGLGGEQQVTVSGGLVRLDGEKRDVLRSADKLLYQAKSAGRNCIMTNLPLGPMADGSECRPLCSTGMLPALG
- a CDS encoding CopG family transcriptional regulator; translation: MTVRLEGALVTQLDKIAKANDISRTAVIEEMLLHQLEQQDEELASTFLLPRVEKVLVDLFDRHLWSLRTVLIQGTVEASVAAHLGLVKFAADNGYTKGQLSELRNQAYRRATTRLKKKGVQDDEVSDLE